A window of the Archocentrus centrarchus isolate MPI-CPG fArcCen1 chromosome 9, fArcCen1, whole genome shotgun sequence genome harbors these coding sequences:
- the stx2b gene encoding syntaxin-2, with product MKDRLAELTASTTQTQEDVAVTVNQDGFMESFFRRVEEVRGLIDKISYQVEEVRKIHSMILSTPNPDDRTKDQLAALTNNIRGNANVVRTKLKSMELSMPKDDAANRASVDFRIQKTQHTVLTRKFVEVMTQYNETQVSFRERSKGRIQRQLEITGRVTTNEELEDMLESGNPSIFTSDIISDSQITRQALNEIESRHQDIVRLETSIRELHTMFMDMAMLVETQGDMVNNIEKNVSNAAEYICRAKEATKKAVRYQKKSRRKYIILAFALLILLAVIALIVGLSVGLTKPPA from the exons ATGAAGGATCGACTGGCTGAACTGACCGCT AgcaccacacaaacacaagaggATGTTGCAGTCACAGTTAACCAAGATGGATTCATGGAGAGCTTTTTCAGAAGG GTGGAAGAAGTTAGAGGACTCATTGATAAGATCTCCTACCAAGTGGAAGAAGTGAGGAAGATCCACAGCATGATCCTGTCAACACCCAACCCAGATGACA GAACAAAGGACCAACTTGCTGCGCTGACCAACAATATCAGAGGGAACGCCAATGTGGTGCGAACCAAGCTAAAAT CCATGGAGCTGAGCATGCCCAAAGATGATGCTGCTAACAGGGCCTCCGTTGACTTCAGGATTCAGAAAACACAG CACACCGTGTTAACCAGGAAGTTTGTGGAGGTCATGACCCAGTACAATGAGACTCAAGTGTCCTTTAGGGAAAGAAGTAAAGGAAGAATCCAGAGACAGCTGGAGATAA ctGGAAGAGTGACCACCAATGAAGAACTAGAAGACATGTTAGAAAGtggaaatccatccatcttcacCTCTGAT ATCATATCTGACTCCCAAATCACACGCCAAGCCTTAAACGAGATAGAGTCGCGACACCAGGACATCGTGCGTTTGGAGACGAGCATCAGAGAGCTCCACACGATGTTCATGGACATGGCAATGCTGGTAGAAACTCAG GGGGATATGGTCAACAACATTGAGAAGAACGTCTCTAATGCAGCTGAATACATTTGTCGTGCAAAGGAAGCGACCAAAAAAGCAGTGAGATACCAAAAGAAATCCCGGAGG AAATACATTATCCTTGCCTTTGCTCTGTTGATCCTGCTTGCTGTTATTGCACTAATTGTTGGCCTGTCTGTCGGACTAACCAAACCCCCTGCATGA